GCGATGGGCCTGCCATGGCTGGAGATTTTTGCCGGATTGGCCGTCGTGACGGGCTTTTTTCGTCCAGGTGGCCTCCTCGTGCTCAATGCCGCCCTCATCGCCTTTCTCGGAGCCATCGGCATCGCGTGGTATCGCGGCATCGACATCCGCTGCGGCTGCTTCGGAGCCAGCGCCGCCACCTCCGACTACCTCAGCCTCCTCGCACGCGACCTTGTCCTCCTCGCCCTGGGTCTATGGCTCGCTTGGCGGGCGCGAGCGAATCAACCACAACAAAGCAATGGGCACTTGGGCATCGAATAATTTCGGCAACGACGGAGCCTGCGATCGGTTTTGATATTGATACTTTAAAGCATGTCGTGCTGCGAATCTACGGTGCCGATATCGACGATTATTGCCTTGATCCAGACTACAAGCAGGAACGTCGTGAAGTGGATCTGCCGCACGTTCAGTGAACTGCCTCGACGTAGCCAACACGCGATCATGGAGCCCTTTCACTTTTCTCCGACTCCCACCGTGCTCTGAATGTTAGGCGGATGCCGAACTTGGCGTTTTCCATGGCATGCGCGGTCTCTTCTTTTTTCTCATCGCTGCCACAATCCATGCGGAAAAGGCGCAACTCAGTGAACAGGGCCGCGCTTTGATGCCGGTGGTGCTTCAGAGTGAGGAACTACGGCCCGCTGCTACGGAGCTCAGTGACATGCTCCTGCGCATCACGGGGGCGGAATTTCATATCGAGAGTGGTCAGGAGCCGCGCGGCATCTTCCTGGGGCTAGAAAAGGCTGCGCCAGCACTAACGGAGAGGGAGGACTACTCGCTGCTTTCCAAAAAAGGTGCCGTGGTCATCCGTGGACGTAGCGCGAAGGCGGTGCGGCATGCGGTGTGGGATTTGCTGCACCGCTGCGGCTTCCGCCAGCTCCTTCCTGGTAAGAAGTGGGAAATCGTGCCGCGAGTGCCCTCGCTCA
The sequence above is drawn from the Verrucomicrobiaceae bacterium genome and encodes:
- a CDS encoding DoxX family membrane protein: MKKSQLILHLLFGGLFIYAGIVKAADPQSFLDDVRSFDLLRDPWSAWLAMGLPWLEIFAGLAVVTGFFRPGGLLVLNAALIAFLGAIGIAWYRGIDIRCGCFGASAATSDYLSLLARDLVLLALGLWLAWRARANQPQQSNGHLGIE